In Fibrobacter sp. UWH6, the genomic stretch TGAAAGCCAGAAGCAAAGTACCGGCCACGTTTTCGCGGACTTTCATCAGTTCGATATCGCGGATATTCAGCCCCCATTCGGCCAAGGGCTTCAACACGCTGAGCAAGGCACCGGGTTCATCCTTCAGGGGAACCGTAATTTCGGAGAAGGCGGCGGCAGCATTGCGGCCAGGAGCAAACAGGCTGGCGCGACCATCGTTTCCGGCCTTAAAGATGGACTCCAGATTTTCGGAGCAGTCGGCAGCGGCGGGAGTTCCGTCAGAAACCACCTGCAAGCTATCCATGGCGGCGATAGTCTTGTCGAGGCCGTCGCGGACTTCGCGGAGGGCAAGCGCCGTTTCGTTGCGGTTGGTAACGGCGATGTCATGCCACATGTTCCAGCCGCTGGCTGCAATACGGGTCATGTCCCTAAAGGCGCGTCCGGCGTAATGCTGGTAGTTGTACTTGAGCAGACGTTCCGGCATGCTGGCAGCCAATGTGGAGCTGAGCATCTGGGGCATATGGCTAACCCAGGCCATGGTACGGTCGTGATGTTCCGGCGGGAACACAACGGAATGGGCACCCACAAAAGAAATCAGCTGAAGCAAGTCGGCATAGGCGGATTCTTCGACACCATCGGGCGGACACACAAACCAGTATGCGTTCTCGAAAATGCTGGGATCATTATATTCCATGGTGCGCTTCTCGGAACCGGCCATGGGGTGACTTCCCACAAAACAGAAAGGTTCAGGCAGCTTGGCACCCGCCTTGCAAATTTCAACCTTGGTGCTGCCAATGTCGCTGACCAGAATCTTCTTATGGCCGGCCGGCAACTGCACCTTAGAAAGAGCGTCGATAGTCTTCAGAATGTGAAGAATGGGGCTGCACAGCAAAATCAAGTCAGAGCCTTCGGCCCAGGATGCGGTATCATCGTAACCGAAAAATTCATCGGCCAACTTTACTTCGCGGGCGCGTTCCAAAGTAGAGGGGGAACTGACGGCACGAACGATAGTGGGCAACTTCGCCTGCTTAATGGCTGCGGCAACGGAACTGGCCAGCAAACCAAAACCAACGAGAGTAATGCGTTGCATTTTTTAGTCCTCAACCTTGCGGGTCTCTTCCATAATCACCTGGAAGATTCTCTTGATGGAATCAGAAGAAAGGGGGCCTTCGGTCATAGAGCCCACACGGTCCAAAACGGCCTGTTCACGAGAAGCATCCAGAACGGGCAAGCCCAATTCCTTTTTCAGTTTGCCAATCTCGGTTGCATAGGTGGCACGCTTATTCAGAAGAGCAATCAGCTCTCCGTTCAATTCATCAATACGATTACGCCAATCTTCAATCTTCATATAGAAGAATGTAGAAAATCTCCCCTTGAATATTTGGTGTAATCAAGAGGAGACCGCTCTAAAAAAGAACTTCGTATTCGTCAAAAGCCCGCTTGTTGGCCTTCAAATCGCCGCCCACCCAGTCAAACAACGCAGTGCCCCAGGCACCGGAACGTTCCGGCTCCCAGATGAATGCGCCCAGAGCGCGGGGCACCTGTTCCATCACCTGATGGGTCTTTACACGGGATCCGTCAAAGCCGTAATTATCAGGCGTTGAGGAACCATTGTATTCGGCAATAAGAAATTCCAGATTCGTGTAAGTCTTGCCCAAGTTGGTCATCAAGTTTTTCCAGGAATCGGGATTGCCATGCTCGTAAGCGGAGTAGGCGGAGAAAGCCATTACATCCGGCGACACCTTGGAATTCTTGATGATCGAAGACATCCACCAATCTACGGTATTTGTCTTGTGGGGACTTTCGATATGGAATACAACTTTTATGTTGTTCGAAATCTCCTTGACAGCCCGGGAACCTGCGGCCAGATATTTCGCCGTATTGGCGATTCCTGTTGCATTGCTCATGACACCGCTAACG encodes the following:
- a CDS encoding prephenate dehydrogenase/arogenate dehydrogenase family protein, whose translation is MQRITLVGFGLLASSVAAAIKQAKLPTIVRAVSSPSTLERAREVKLADEFFGYDDTASWAEGSDLILLCSPILHILKTIDALSKVQLPAGHKKILVSDIGSTKVEICKAGAKLPEPFCFVGSHPMAGSEKRTMEYNDPSIFENAYWFVCPPDGVEESAYADLLQLISFVGAHSVVFPPEHHDRTMAWVSHMPQMLSSTLAASMPERLLKYNYQHYAGRAFRDMTRIAASGWNMWHDIAVTNRNETALALREVRDGLDKTIAAMDSLQVVSDGTPAAADCSENLESIFKAGNDGRASLFAPGRNAAAAFSEITVPLKDEPGALLSVLKPLAEWGLNIRDIELMKVRENVAGTLLLAFKTPDEARRAIQILTALDYDVKER
- a CDS encoding chorismate mutase; the protein is MKIEDWRNRIDELNGELIALLNKRATYATEIGKLKKELGLPVLDASREQAVLDRVGSMTEGPLSSDSIKRIFQVIMEETRKVED